The window TATAAATCCAACACTGTTATTAAACTTTAAGGCAAATTGTTTAtcctaaaaatggataacaattaaatttgtttgtggttttaaggatacatggatTAATTCGATACAAACGATAAATTGCGTTAGATAAATGGATAAAGGAGGTAATAAATTAGCAAAGCACTTGAGGAGGGTGATTCCGGACTTAACAACAGACTTAATGAAATATCCACCCTCGATCCCGGACTCATAATGACCAAGCATTGATTAACAagaataagaactttgaataacagaaAATAACAGTACATTACCTTGATATGTATGTTACAGTCTGCCTAAAGAacaatcagaccccctttatatagtaggggagtcctactctaggtacaattctataaaaggtaaaaatcttctatttAACTAATCACCGGATTTCCGTTGGTACTTGCCGAGATCCACACCGTGATACCCAGATGGTCACGAAAATTACGGCCTTTTTGTTAATCATGCTCGGTTGCCTGACGACGCTCTCTAAAGTCTTTTAGGATTTGGATCGATCCCGGGGTCATAGCCCCGATATTCCCAAGGGTGGGCACTGTGCCTCCAGACCCTCGCCTCGATTTCGGTTTCTTATCATCACGTCTCTTGCCCGATTTACCTTATTGGAAATCGGGGGTGTCCTATGGGGCCGATTTTactcgtatacagatagtccccttgtttcTTGGAGAGTAAGTTTACGAAAACGACGAGGAACGACATGAGCTCTTTGATTACTTCTTTAACACGACGTGACAAAAATGAGCCCCCCTTGAAAATGTTCATCACCGGGGGTGTTCGGTCGTGGAAGACTTTAAGGTCGAAAAGCGCTCTTCGGTGCAAGGCCGATACGAGGCAGTGTCAAGGTACATTTTCTCCATAACTAAGGTCGTTCTTCATGTGGTTCGGAAGGACTGTGGCTGGGCAGATAATGACGTAGTGATCCCCAGGCCTGATGACGACATTACTAGCCACGTGGATGGGTatttgagtgtttacacttaccccttcacaatGGGCCTGGTGGACCCGGTCATTCTGGACTTCTGCAGGAGGTATGGCATGTGCCTTGGTCAGATCCATCAGCCACTATGGAGGATTGTAATCCTCCTTCGATTCTTTGTGAACAAACTCGACTCTTGTTTGATCACAGTCGATCATCTACTCCGCATGTACATTCCCCGAATCTCCCGGCGGGTACTGATAAAGCTCGTACACGAGGCTAGTAAAACCCCATTTTAAGTATTGACGAGGACCGGGATCGGGGTTGGCAGGGATGCTTTGTCCTGTTGAGGACCGCCGATCTGATACCTGTCGAATTtaggccattccccgagaagtggaatataGCACGTAAGTGTCCTTTTTCTTTTAGATGTCGATTTTATGTTTTACCTCTCTTTTCTTCATCGGTATATATTTGATGTGGTGCATCCCTCGCTCGAGTCCCAAACGGCATTCCTCGGCTCAAGGAGTGAATCGAGGGTATTTATTCGCAGATACCTTATGCCGAGTGCTCATGGTGCGAGCTCTCGAAGGGCCgctgggaggcccgttcccacaGTAAGATTTTTTTTCCTGAATAAATAGCACTATGCTTTCTTTTTCATCACTATGTTCTCGTTCCTTCTCCTCTCTTTTTGCGGGCTTGCCTAAGACCATTGAGCTTAGACCCTTAGTAGGGGGAGAATACTTGCCCGTTGATCCTTCTGCTTCGGGGCAGCCCGAGGCCGCAACaggagagaagaaaagaaaagaaagagggctCCGAGTTCCTcgagctcggagaaaaagaagCCAAGGAGAAGGTTGGCTCATAAGCCAAAGGAAAGCTCCAGCTCCCGAGTGCCTAACTCGGACTCGCTTTACCGGCTCAGGGACGAGCCCGATGAGGACAAACTTTTTGTGGCATGCGAGTCGTCCGTTCCCAAGGAGCGGGGGGCAGCCGAGGGGGAAACAACAGAGGCTAATCCTCCTCAGGTTTAGGAGGCTGGTGTAGAAGTGAGGGCCGAGACCTCTCGAGACGTCGGCTACGCCCCACCCGGTGTTATAGAAATTTCGGGGTCGCCTTCGTTTACAGAGTCCATATTCGATGAAGCCCGAGCGATGAAGGAGCGATCCAACGAAGGGGCTCATGGTGCGGACAATCCTCTCCGTTGTTTTTTTTATGGTGTGGACTCAACCGCTCTAGAATACTTCTCCGGGTTGGGTAATTTAGAGGTACCAAGGAAAAACTCATCCTCGAAAGTCAGTGGGCCGAACTCGAGCCCAAAGTTGATCAATCGGTTCCCCGCCCCAAGAATGGATCCTGGCCGGAAACGATTAGTTATCATCACCATCCTGGAGGATGCCCTAGTTCTTTTTGCCCCTGTCTGAGTAACTACCAACCTCCGGTGCCTAGTAACCGAAGAAGATCAGGCAAAAATGAACGAGGTGGATACGTCGTGGTTGTTCAACTAAGCACAACAGGCGTTGAACCGGGTAAGGTGTCTTTGTACTCTTTTGTCTTCGAATTTAGTTTTTTATATCTCTCATGCCTTTTCCTTTTCATATCTTTGCAGGCCTCTACACTCCATCATGGAGCCTTTCTCCGGTACCGGGTGAGGTTAACCAGCTCAAGGCTGAGATCAAGGAGCTTGCTGAGAAGAGGGATATGTAtaagcttctcagtgagcaacTCGAAGAAGCAGTCAAGAATCTCCGGGTTGAGTTGGACGTGGATCAGAAGGAACATGCCGACCTGGTGGAACATGTAAAGATATTTAAAGTTAGTGATGGCGAATTAGACATGGCGACTAACGGTCAAAACCCGTAGGTTCAGCAGAAGGTTGACCGGATCGACCAACTTCGAGCTGAGATGGACGAGGTTAAGGCCATGACCGAAGAGTGGAAGGGAAAAATGGAGTGATTGGATTTGGAGAAGGAGACTTCCCGGGAACAACTGGCCTCGATGGAGGTCCAACTTCGAGTGGCGAGGGAGAAAGCTGAGGCCCGggcccaaaaaatcaaaaacctCTAGTCTCAACTGGGCTCGACCATCCCTGAATGGGATGTCCTTGGTAAGGAGCTTAAAATGACCAAGTCAGTGACGAAAATAACTAGGGTCGATGCTGAAGAGATGGTGGCTCAGTACAGAGCTGATGCTGAGGCAGCCCAGGACCGCCTGAAAGTCACTGTTGAGTACGTGAAGCGGCAGTCCCGAAGAGAGGCTCTCAAGGAGGTCCATGGCCGGGGTTTGGACCTGTCAGCCAAGATCAAAGATGTTAAAACgctcgaggccgaggccaagaagCTGGTTGACCACGAGGACAAGGAAGGCTCTAAGGGCTACGGCGAACCTGAGGGCGAAGAAGACCCCGATGACCCCGGTGACAAGGCTGGCTCCGGTAGAGAACAAGCTTAGGTGTCTTAgagatttttattttgtatttctgTTCATTTTGTTGAGGTCATTTAGCCTTTGTAAAGATCTTTATTggaatatttataaggctttttTCCCTTTGGCAATTTTCGAGTTTGTTTCTTTTGGTTTCTTCTTTTGGATTGCAAAGATTTCAATTGCCTTAGCACGAAATAAAACATAGTAATAGGGGCTTGTTCGGAAGTTCGAACAAGGCTCATTCTCGATGTAATTTTGTTTGAAACTCGTAGGGGATTGGAATGACCGGAAGCTTTACCCAAAGTTCTTACTTAAATGTTTTTAGATTATAATTTTTCCGAGGGTAGCCTTTGAACCAGTTTGGAAATTTTGAAAcccttatgttttgattacgggcttcagacgtctccgagccatttctaggatggccgtagccttttaagttCGGGTATTGCCTAATAAGCTTTGTACCCCCGGGTTTCGATACCCGAGCCGTTTGAACTTGCCtaggacgacagtccccgagcggGGGTGATCTCTTGGATCCGGATAGAGGCTGCTCTTGGGCTCAATATCTatccttaaggaacaaaatgtaaTAGTCTTAAGGGACAAAATGTGTATCTGCAaggtagattttttttttatttctgtgCAAAACATACAAGATTGCAAATATGTACAAGCTACGTGTTATGGATTAAGTGGTCTATGTTGGCAAGACCAAGCCCAGACTATTTAAGCACAAAGTTTTcttccttgctaaaatcattaTCCGAGGGTGACGGTCCCCAATATTCAAGGTCGATCGttgagagggctcggatactgttgatgcgaCCCTCGATTTCGGTTCATAACCGGTCtttaattctaagttagcacgatctattgttgcctcgttaaaaaccttgtcggaaaatctatttgggacaaaaccggttcaagaaaaaaaaaaatgcaaTGCGTGCATTCGGGCCAAATAGTTGCATTATTCTTTGActgttgcctgcaagtgttagtccaattcgtaatatatgtaaagaaaagaatggatggggtcgtaccttaacaGTATTATCGCTTTAAGTGGGTTACGTTCCAGTTGTTCTGTAGTCGCTCATTGTTCCCTacttcgagtttgtatgatcctttGCCGGTAATCCCGATAATTCGATGTGGACCTTCTCATTTCGGTCCcaacttcccttcgttcgggttctGGGTGTTCAGTGTCACCTGTTTTAACACCAAGTACCTAATAAGTGtcagaggttggctcttcggttgtaatacctttcgatccgttgtTTTTGGGCGACCAACCGGACGAGGGTGGCCTCGCGTctctcatccaatagttccaggctcgtgctCATGGCCTCATCATTTGACTCTTCGGTGGCATATCGGAACCTGAAACTCGGTTCTcctacttcgaccggtattagtgCTTCATCACCATAGACGAGcgagaacggggtggccccggtactagattttgaggtcgtacgatatgcccacaggacttcgggcaaaatttccttccattttcctttcgcgccggtcaatctcttcttaaggttttggaaTACAGTCTTGTTCGTAGACTCCGCctgcccattcccactagggtgatagggtgttgataggatcttttttatcttatggtcctcgaagaatttgcaaaattttgtaaaaactgaaaaaaaagattttgcaaaatattttcattttttaaaaactaatgcatatgtagtccactgctttaggagagtctttttttttccagtttttatttttatttttatttatttttattttttattttttacaaaaataatactttaaaaaaactgaaaagacttaaaaatatatattttgcaattttatttttttcagtttttacagaatatatatttttcagtttttaaagcattttaaaaaaaaaatatttttttttccagtttttacaaaaaaaatacttaaaaaaactgaaaagacttaaaaatatatattttataaattcctcttcttcttctttttttttcccccgtttttacaaaaagaaaatcagtttttacaaaatatatactttaaaaactgaattttaaaacgggtcgggTGGTGGGTTTTTTAAAATGGatcgggtaaaaaaaaaaaattgatcattttcatctggtgctgacacgtggcactccatccaaaataagggtatatttgttccaaaataTGACGGGAAGGATATATATAGCCCTATAGTATAACgagggtattcttagaccattttcgaaaataCATGGGTATATTTGACGCCTTGACGTTTGTAAATTatttgaaacaacaacaatttcaTACACATTCCGTTTGAAGTATTAACAACAATTTCATACACCTCGATCTGCTTTTAGACTCTtcgatttttggaaaaaataatctagaaaagaaaaaattaaaaggcGACAAAGTTAGTGAgcaaattacaaaaaatattatccTACTTATCCCGAAAAAGGGATAAAAAAAGACATTTGAATCGACggtccaaaagaaatcaaatcaaTCCATCAAAAGAAACCCTAGAAATCAACCCAAATCCGTTTAGGTTTGCCACcatataaaaaccctcacgtgcTCCACTTCGCAGCCTCTCGCCTCTCTCGCCCTTCTGCTCCTCTGCGTTATAATACTACATTCGAAGCTCTAGCTCCTCTGTCAAATAAAAAATTAGCAGTGATGTCGGACGAGGAGCACCAGTTTGAGTCAAAGGCCGATGCCGGTGCATCTAAAACTTACCCTCAACAAGCTGGTACTATCCGTAAGAACGGTCACATCGTCATCAAAGGCCGTCCCTGCAaggttttattttcttttcagtGTTTGTAAGCATTCATATAATTTTATTTGACACAGCTGATTTGTTATTATGGTGTAGTTGATTGAATGTATCTGTGTGTGTTTTTGCGGGCGGGGGTTACAGATGTATTTGCTGTTGCTATTTTAGATCTGATGCTATGTGGTTTTTTGTAATTCatatctttttgttttgtttttagtGTATGTTTTTTTGGGTATGGTTGCTTACTGGGATATGCAGTGATTATAGGGATTACCTATTCTGGATTTTAGATCTGATGACTGAGTGGTTAATAGCACTTGTGATTAATTAAgattctttttatttcgggtgaaCATATTTTCCCGTATGTTTCCATGGGGCTTTTGCTTGTTTGTAAGAGCGCACACATGCTCTGTGCCTTTGGAGCATGTCACACCCTGCTGCAGAAAAAAACCTGGTATGTATTtaagtgcagaagggtagagGAACTGGCCCATTACCCACCGAGTTTTCAATCGTGTGGCTATTTGCCCTTGAGGATTTTTTGGTTATCAACATAAAAATCTTTGGTATGTTTGATACAACTTAGGAATTTGAGGTTCTGGAGTTTTGTGCTTCATCCAGCGATTAGGAGCATGAATGGAGTGTAATTGGCTATAAAGTTTCATATTGTTGATTGATTGCTTTAATATGTGTTGTGATTGGAGTGGTCTGTTTTGTGCAATTATGGTAGATTTGATTCTTACCTTGAAAATAGAGTAGCATTGTTGGCATCTGATAATTACTGAGAGAGCAAGAGTGGGAAAGGGCCACTGTTGGGTTTGTGTATAGGGTCTTTTGGTGGGTGGGTGAGTGCGGTTTTGACGCAGAGGAAGAGAAAAAAGGATTTGATATTTAGCTTCTGAAATACCTTGTAAATTTATTTTACTACTGTTGGTGTGTATATTTTCTAATGTTTGATTAATTTtttcatagatctggttatgGATTCTATGCAGCTTCGTTTGTTGTATATCTAACTGTTAAAATTTAGTCTGCCTAACTTTTTCTTGTTAAACTGTCATAGTTATGGTGGCACATTTGGATAATTTGCATCAAGTAACATAAAGATTCTGCTTCAGGACATATCATAGATGCATTTGGGGTTTAAGTCATTGTTGCATTAATTCTACTATAAGCATAGCTCTaattttgatgcttttgataaCAGGTTGTGGAAGTCTCTACATCCAAAACTGGAAAGCATGGTCATGCAAAATGTCATTTTGTCGCTATAGACATCTTCACTGGAAAGAAGCTTGAGGATATTGTTCCATCTTCACACAATTGTGATGTATGTGCCTCCCCTTTTCTTGTTCACAATGTGTTTATTGCCCTCTTTCCCCCAATTTTCTGGTTTAGTTGTGCTAATATTTAATAATTGTGTGTTCAAATTGCAGGTGCCCCATGTTAATCGTACAGATTATCAGCTTATTGACATCTCTGAAGATGGATTTGTATGTGTCTACATTCCCTTGTCTGAttctttttttataattttgattgATGTAGTCTAATGTTGCTACACAATGTTACAGGTGAGTCTGCTCACCGAGAATGGTAACACCAAGGATGACCTTAGGCTGCCTACTGATGACAACCTCCTTACACAGGTTAGTAAGAATTTGTCTTATGCACAGTTGTACTTTTGGATCAAAGTGCGCAGCAGCTTGTTTCAGTTGTTGTATGTAGCCTCTAGTCTTTCACAAGCTCATTTAATGTCTAATGTACTATGTAGTTTATTAGCATGCCATTTTGCGAGAGTGACACCTCGTGTCTTTGAGCTTAAATAAGTGATGGTGCAAATATTAAACAGAATTCTTCAGACTTTGGCTGGTTGTCATTTGTTGTTTTTTAACTGTAGCTTACCACTATGTGGTTACTGATTATTTTTTAATGTGTTGAATTCAGATCAAGGATGGGTTTGCTGAGGGAAAAGACCTTGTCGTGTCTGTCATGTCAGCCATGGGTGAGGAGCAGATTTGTGCCCTGAAGGATATTGGTCCCAAGTAAATCTCTCGATTGGAGATTGTTCGATGCGAAGTACTTTACCACCTTAAGTTGGATAGATATTATAGTCATGGAAAAAGGTATGGTCTTATGGACCAACTTGTTCAAGAATATTCTTCAGGATTCTCGGACCATTGCAAGTTAGATTTTcgtatttttgttattttaactTGTGTTTGTCTGAATTTTGTTCTACCTTAAAGATTATTTCAAAATTTGGTGTGGGATATTGTTACCTGCCGCTACATACATTCTTCACCAATTCAGCTCTGCTCCTTTACTTCATATTATGGGGAACTATTCTGGTTTCTCCTGCATGTTGAGAAAATCATTCAACATATTAAGGTTAGATGTCTTGACCCTGATGAGGGAGCCTGCTTCCACACTTTAAAATCATTGAACGAGTTGAAATGAAATGGTTCTCACCTGTCCAGATACAGTTCCATAAATGAAAGGTCAGACCAATTTCTTTCCCCTTTGAATTAAATGGAATTATTGTGTTAATTCTCCAATAAAGGCTATATCATATGTATAATTGGGTTCCCATCCGTATTTGGTTATCTAAGAAATTGACGCACTTCATGTAGAATGTCCCGTAGACATAAATTTACATCTATGATAACAAAACAATACTGGTACAATTGGAGGCTGCCACTATTTACCTTGTGTGTCTAAATTGAATTAAGCATTTACCAAGTTTTCCAGATACGTTTAGTGTTGATCTCTGTTAGAGAGCAATATGGTCCAAGAACCATCCCTCTTCAATCCTAGCGAATCCAAGTTTAAGGAAGAGATCATAAAGATTGAATATCCAGTAACAGTTTCCGTCTTTGTCGGGCAAAGTTTGGAAGTTCTAGGGTTTGTTTGGTAGgaaggtttttcaattttttcgtGTTTGGttagtttaaatattttgaaaaatatttttcttatgaactcattttcctccaattggaggaaaatgttttccttattaAGAGacgggaaaacattttccaaaactccttctcaattTTCCTCAtcctcaccaacccaccccacacCCACCACCTAACACCCCATGTTTACCCACCCCCCACACAACACCTAACACCCCATGTTtacccaccccaccccctctcAGAAAAGActtttgttttttcaattttttttgtcaCCACCCACCCTACTAACCCCCCACAATTTTGTTTTTTAACCCCCCCCACAGTtttgttttttacttttttttttttttttgtaatttcaaatttttcatttttcatttttctgcaaTGCCCACCCTCACCCCCACGCctgcacaattttttttttttaactctttgtTTTGTAacttcaaatttctgttttttttgtatttctgcaccacccacctcGTCAAACCCCAGCCCCACCccgcacaatttttttttttttaactttttttttttttgtaattttaaatttatgttttttcgTTTTTTGCAACCCCTCCCCC is drawn from Nicotiana tabacum cultivar K326 chromosome 9, ASM71507v2, whole genome shotgun sequence and contains these coding sequences:
- the LOC107822257 gene encoding eukaryotic translation initiation factor 5A-2; translation: MSDEEHQFESKADAGASKTYPQQAGTIRKNGHIVIKGRPCKVVEVSTSKTGKHGHAKCHFVAIDIFTGKKLEDIVPSSHNCDVPHVNRTDYQLIDISEDGFVSLLTENGNTKDDLRLPTDDNLLTQIKDGFAEGKDLVVSVMSAMGEEQICALKDIGPK